The sequence CCGCCAGGGTCAGTAAATGCGCCGGTTCTGGGGCAGAACTCTCCCGCCGGGTTTGCAATTCCAACGCCCCCGTGCCTATGGCAATGATCTTCTGCTGTCGTTGATCCACCTCCACCCGCACACTAATGGTGGCTGGATGCGCCCCCATCCGGGTGACCGCCTGCACGACCTCCTGGCGTAACTGCCGCACCTCCGCTGGGGTGGGATTGACTACACTCCGCTCGATGGTTTCCTGGATCAAGCCCAGGGCAACCCCAATGGCGGCAATCACCTCCGCATCGGGAGCCAACCAGTGCGGTAGCCCCATCTTTTGCGCCACGTAGGGCACCAACGCCCCCGCTCCCCCGCCTCCGCCCACCAAAACCACGCTGTCCCGTTCCAGTTCATACTCGGCGATCAGCCGCTCGATCACCCGTTGCACCTTCCGGCTGGCTAAATCCAGCACCCGTTGCGCCAGGGCAGTGGGGGTCATGCCCAAATCCTCAGCCAACCAAGTCACCCGGGTTTTGCCCGCTGCATCCAGGGTCGGTTCAGCCAATAACCCCAACACCACCGCCGCATCCGTCGGGGTAAAGGTCCAAGCGGGTTGTCCCCCTTCTGCCACCGCTAAATAATGCTGAGATGTTAATGTCTGCCGTTGCCATTGGTCGGGTGCCGGGGCGGTATCGGTAAAGCTCATGTACTGCAAGTTAGCAATATGGGCACTGCGGGGTCCCACGTCCACCAGCCGGTTTCGCTGCAGGCGGGGTACAGAACCCCCGGCAATCCCCAGGGTACGCACATCCAAGGCTTTCAGGTACAACCGTTTGCCCGCCACCTCCGCCGTTTTCACCTGGGGTCGCCCCTGGAGAATCACGGAAATATCGGTACTGGTGCCACCCACATCCAAAAACAACCCCTGGGAAACCCGGGCATAGCCCAGAGCCGCCGCTACTCCTGCCGCTGGCCCCGAAAGAATGGTCAAAATCGGGCGTTGGCGCATTTCCGCAATCCCCATCACCCCCCCATCGCTCCGCATGATCATCACCGGTGCCGTAATGCCACTGGCTCGCACTGCCTGTTCCGTACGGTTGGCGGTTTCCAGCATCCGGGGCAAAATCGCCGCATTGATCACCGCCGTGCGGGTGCGTAACCCCAGCCCATAGAGTTGGGACAATTCACAGCCCGCCGTTGCCAAAAAACCCTGCTGGCGCAACCAGTCCACCACCTGCTGTTCCGGCTCGGGGTCATCCACCGCAAAGGCACCACTGACGGCAAACACCTGTGCCCCTTGGGATTGGAGTGCAGTCACCAACTTTTCTAAATCCGCCCCATTCACCCCCCCATCCGTCGCCAGCCAGCCGTGACAGGTGGGTAAAAACTGCCCCGGTGCCAGTTCCACATCCCGTACCCGGGTTTGCGCCTGCGTCACCCATCCCAACAGGCGATTGCTGAGGGCAATAATGCCAACCGTCGCCACATCCCCCTCCAGGAGCGCATTGGTGGCTTGGGTCGTACTGTGGGCAATCAGTTGAATTTGCGTTGGTTCCAACCCCGTGACCCGCAATAATTCCTGTAAGGACTGGACAACCCCCTCGGCCACCCCCAATGCCGCCCGGTGGGTCGTAGGCACCCGCACCTTCCCCAACAAGTGATGGCTGAGGGTATCCACCGCCACCGCATGGGTAAACGTGCCCCCCACATCAATGCCAATTTTGATCCCCGCCGGGATGGTCATGCGCTCCCCATTCGCAAAAGACGCTTAGAATGATGGTATCGGGCAGTAGTGTTGAATGTTAACGAAAGGGTGGAAAAGGGAGACTAAAAATGGTATTTTAGATTGGTAGAAACCACGAGTAACAGTATTTTTATGAGACGACAAATTCAGGGACTTATCAAGCCCTTGCTGAACCTTCTTCCCAAAAACGACTATCCAGTCTTGGATACTCGCTTGTTTGTACTCATATGGATGCACTTCATTTTAGATGCAAGAGTCGCCACCATGCGGGGCTTATTCTTCCTCTTGAATCATCTCAATTTTAAAGTTGACATATCAACGTTTTCTAAGGCGTGTAAACATCGTAGCACCGAGCCGTTTCAAGTGATCCTAAGAGAACTGCAAAAACGGCTTAAACATCATCAAGGTGAATTTAAGCACTTATTCCCATTAGATTCTACCATTATCACCCTGACCAGCAAATTATTCTGGCACTACAAGCAGGTAAAATTGACGCTTGGCCTGGATATAAATGAGGGCAATATCGGTGACGAATCAATTATATTTGGAAAGACTAATGACCATAAAATTGGGCATCTTGTGATTGGGACGATACCTGAGAATGCCGTTGGTATCATGGATAGGGGTTTTGCTTCCTGGAAATTAATGGACGAAATGTGTAAACGAAATACATTGTTTATTGTGCGGATTAGAAATAATATGAAGTTGCAACCTGACAATCCGGATATTCGGGTAATTCAATTTTTTAATGAAGAGGAAAACACAGAATATAGGCTAGCGACTAACGTGACTTCGATGACGGATGAAGAGATTTGTTCAGCCTATCGTTTGCGCTGGCGAATTGAGTTGCTTTGGAAGGCACTAAAGATGCACTTGAAATTGGATAGAATCATTACCAAGAATGAGAATGGTGTGCGGCTACAGATTTATGCCGTATTGATTGGTTATCTAATTTTAAGATTGCTGGAGATAGGTCACAATAAGACCTATGAATTGATTGACAAGTTGCGATATTTACAAATAGAAATAGGCCGACACTGTAGCTTCATGGAACTCGTAGGGGTAGAGCCGCTCGTAGGATAACCCTGACCCCTTATGTTAAGTTTTATTACGGACATTCAACACTACTGGGTATCGGGAAAGGAACCTAGGACGATGGGCAAATGGAGTGCCCAAAAAATTGATCTCAACCGGGTGTACCCTTGCCCCTGTTGTCGCCGGGGGGGTCGGTTACAGCAAATTACCTTGACCGATGCCTTTGGCTGTGACCGTTGCCAGCAAATTTTTGTACTCAAAGAATCCGATCAAATTCTCGAGCAACTCAGTAGCACCTATCCCGCCCAACGGGCGTGGTTTTGGGATGGACAATCTTGGCAAAGACTCTATCAAATTTGGGGACGGGTCACACCCTTAAATGGGATTTCCCTATTATTAATTCGCCTCCCCTTACTATTTATTTTATTCTTGCTGGTGATCATATTATTAGCGATTTTCGGCTTTATTCAAATTTTGGCGACTTGGTTACATAGCCGCTAATTCCCATAGCAATCCCAAACCATTACGCAACAGAAATTCTCCAGAACCATACACCGCAGGTGCTTCTTTGACGAGGGGGTACCCCTGCGACCCTTGTTCTGAAGTCAGTTAGGATTGCTATAGATTATTTGGGTTGCCAAGGGAGCCAATCTTCATCTAG comes from Synechococcus sp. C9 and encodes:
- a CDS encoding hydantoinase/oxoprolinase family protein is translated as MTIPAGIKIGIDVGGTFTHAVAVDTLSHHLLGKVRVPTTHRAALGVAEGVVQSLQELLRVTGLEPTQIQLIAHSTTQATNALLEGDVATVGIIALSNRLLGWVTQAQTRVRDVELAPGQFLPTCHGWLATDGGVNGADLEKLVTALQSQGAQVFAVSGAFAVDDPEPEQQVVDWLRQQGFLATAGCELSQLYGLGLRTRTAVINAAILPRMLETANRTEQAVRASGITAPVMIMRSDGGVMGIAEMRQRPILTILSGPAAGVAAALGYARVSQGLFLDVGGTSTDISVILQGRPQVKTAEVAGKRLYLKALDVRTLGIAGGSVPRLQRNRLVDVGPRSAHIANLQYMSFTDTAPAPDQWQRQTLTSQHYLAVAEGGQPAWTFTPTDAAVVLGLLAEPTLDAAGKTRVTWLAEDLGMTPTALAQRVLDLASRKVQRVIERLIAEYELERDSVVLVGGGGGAGALVPYVAQKMGLPHWLAPDAEVIAAIGVALGLIQETIERSVVNPTPAEVRQLRQEVVQAVTRMGAHPATISVRVEVDQRQQKIIAIGTGALELQTRRESSAPEPAHLLTLAAQSLGCRKEQVQLVAVQGDYRIYQRQASRWGQGYPPLRVIHRDGVIVLQLRRAVVHATTVGQGIAILPDLLNTHKTYGDGGELYPAVWVLLPERILDFSGLVTPAQIVALVTLELETYGADMEMILLLAVNV
- a CDS encoding transposase — protein: MRRQIQGLIKPLLNLLPKNDYPVLDTRLFVLIWMHFILDARVATMRGLFFLLNHLNFKVDISTFSKACKHRSTEPFQVILRELQKRLKHHQGEFKHLFPLDSTIITLTSKLFWHYKQVKLTLGLDINEGNIGDESIIFGKTNDHKIGHLVIGTIPENAVGIMDRGFASWKLMDEMCKRNTLFIVRIRNNMKLQPDNPDIRVIQFFNEEENTEYRLATNVTSMTDEEICSAYRLRWRIELLWKALKMHLKLDRIITKNENGVRLQIYAVLIGYLILRLLEIGHNKTYELIDKLRYLQIEIGRHCSFMELVGVEPLVG